A genomic region of Canis lupus baileyi chromosome 17, mCanLup2.hap1, whole genome shotgun sequence contains the following coding sequences:
- the FAM216B gene encoding LOW QUALITY PROTEIN: protein FAM216B (The sequence of the model RefSeq protein was modified relative to this genomic sequence to represent the inferred CDS: deleted 1 base in 1 codon) translates to MGEKQRRQQKLSNVPRIPCIRVPSSVCNTSLMKDLTQGQQRYFYSIMRIYNSRPQWEALQNRYIHSLQHQQLLGYITQQEALACATVLRDSTKRASAKVAPPRSIPWKPSAMTRTRLSALPMSVVRPRAQSAELGSLRN, encoded by the exons atgggagaaaaacagagaagacaACAAAAGCTTTCGAATGTTCCAAGGATTCCTTGCATTCGGGTCCCTTCCTCTGTCTGCAACACTTCCTTAATGAAG GACCTAACCCAAGGGCAGCAGCGCTACTTTTACAGCATCATGAGGATTTATAATTCCAGGCCCCAGTGGGAGGCTCTGCAGAACCGCTATATTCACAGCCTTCAGCACCAGCAGCTGCTTG GCTACATTACTCAACAAGAAGCTTTGGCTTGTGCCACTGTACTTAGAGATTCAACCAAGAGAGCCTCAGCTAAGGTAGCTCCTCCAAGATCCATCCCCTGGAAGCCTTCAGCCATGACAAGAACACGGCTGTCAGCACTA CCTATGTCTGTGGTTCGACCCAGGGCTCAAAGTGCAGAGCTTGGATCCCTCAGGAATTGA